The DNA window AGCTTAAATGGGCTGGCAGCAAAATTAATTGGCATTTTTCAACCATATAAACAGTTTTCCCCATTTTCAAATGTTATTGCACATTAAAGTAATGGTCTGCTAGTTGTAGCTCTATATTTAAGCAGTCCACAGTGGCTAGAGTCCCATGGATGACCTCTTTTTGGAGGCCAACTTAGAAGTTAGCCCCGCCTTGGTTATCCTGGAAAAAAAGCCAGTGGGATTTTGGATAAATCCACAAAATAAGCTCTGTGGAAAGAAACTTTGTGATACACAGTTTGTTCAACAAGATTATCCCTGCAAATTGATGATTTTATAGTGAAATAGAATATAAATGAACTACAATATAGGCAGATTATTGTGTGAGCACCGCTGATCCTCTGTGTTCAGTGTGGTGGTTTGAATGTACCCCACTCGTTCTCTGGGtggtttattgatttatttatttaaacaggaacaaaattacttttaaaaagacTTCTTGCTCATTGTTCAGATGCATCATAGCAATGGGACTGGACAAAAAGCCCACTCCTCCACCAAAGAGGATCAAGGAGGATACAAGAAGAGAGGAATCAGTCAACAGCCCAAAAGATGAAGGTGAGATGGAGACGGAGAGGACTGGGGAGGATGCTGGCTCCCACTTGGAGGGTGAAACCAGTGAGCCGCAGAACATGGAGACTCCAGTCAAAGAAGAAAGAGCGCTTGATGAGGAAAAAGGCAGAGATGGTACAAAAACTGGTGCATCTGAGCACAAACTAAAGATTTGTGTGCTGCGCATACCAAAGTCTGTATCTGTAATTCTCTACTTCAGATTATGAAGAAGACTTTGAAGCAGATGATGAGGGAGCTGCAGAGGAGGCAAAAGAAGAGAAATCCCCATCTCCAACCAGTGAAACAGATAGGCAGGTTAAAGAGAGGGATGCCTCTGAAAATGATGACAGGGATGGTGGGTGAAGCACCTTAGTTGTACACATAAAGCAGAAATCCCTGTacaatgtttaaatatttaaaatcttttttttaaagacacaaagtattttaattacagaacAACAAAACCATCTtgtgaaatgtttaaatgtgcattttcctACTTGTAGAGTACTTATTGGTGTTCATGTGTAACTTTCTCGCAGACATGAGATCTCATTCAGGCTCCAGCTCCTCGGGTAGCGAGCACGAGGAGAGTGATGCTGAAGCCACAAGAGACATCAACGAGGACAATAAGGCAAAGCAACAGAAAGAGGACAGTCAGGAAGAAACCATCGCTCAGCCAGAGGAAAAAGATGAACCAAATCCAGAAGAAGATGTTGCCACAGAAGCTGAGTCTTCTGCGGCCAAAGACTCGCACATGGACAGTGCTGGGGACAGCATGGAGATAGAAATATCTGACACCAGCGTCCCCTCAGGAAGTGAGACTAGACAGAGTGATGACAAAGACGCTGAGAAGACTGTAGAGGAGGGCAAACAGGAGGAGGAACCGGAGAGAGGTGAGTAAAAAACAATGAatatacaaaacacaacactcaAGACCACCTAATTAGAGTCTGAGTTAGTCAGAAGCACATGTTTTAAATACAATGCTGTAATACAAAACAGAGCAGAATAGCTTAATGTCATATTGCTACAATATTGTCAACGTGtaatgattaaaataaaaactttaatagTGGAAAAATACGTGTGTGCCATTGCAATGATTCGTTTCCTATCTGATCCACATTTATTGTCAAagatcagttttatttttttacttttttccacatttttttaatatacttttGTCTTGGTTTGGGTTTCTAAAAATAATGTGTAAATATATAGTTAAGTAAACAAAGGCAAGCAACACCAGGGGTGAAACTGCAATCAGCGAAGAAGAAGTAAGCAGCCGTGAAGAAAAAATACCAGTATTTGCATACTGTAGAGCATATCAAAAAGCTCAAAATATGCGTCTGTGAAGAGCTGCTGCATattcattcatttgcatttatCGTAAGAAATCTACTTTTGCATGACAAAGAAAAGCggatttgctttgtttttccttttctcttcctTCTTTTTACCTCAAATGCAGTTTCTAATGAATGTTTTCAGGGCACAGTAAGTTACTTTTCCACATGGTCTACAGCAGAACAAGCAGAAATGGACGAGAATCATTGACTTCgcactgtttttgtgttttcacctGGAAGGATTAAAGAGATATTTATCTGTCACTCAAATACATTAAATTCCTCAGTCATTTAACCTCCAaggacctggtgtccacatatgtggacatcacattttgggttgtctggaccaaaatactaaattttgctctacaagggcctgatgtccacttacgaggacattatactgctactgttctgtcaaaatttaaaatgaatgtcctcatatgtggatctcatttttgtcagaaacaaaaatcaggtaaaaaataaaaatcaggtaattttttgtttctacattcatcgggtcccaatcagcccaaaaagcaaagagaaattaaaaatgcatgccgtggaagagttcaggtcttaggaggttaaaattCTGGACACAATGCAAAACTTACTGATCCCCCTCTTTGAAGCAGGAGTGGGTTTTTTGTCCAGTGCCATTGCTATGATGCACTTGAACAATGAACAGGGACTATGTTTGCTTAAAAAAGGAGATAAATAAATCTGCACTGGTGTTTATTGtcctgttcctttttttttttcaagccaAATCTGTGCAAGAAAAACTGGCAGAAGCCATATTGAAGGAGTCCCAGTGCAGCTCCGAGCCTGAGCTGAGTGACACCAgcactgaggaggaggaggagtccACACATAAAGGCCCTCAACAGGACAACAAAGGTATCAGATTTTTATTAGACTTAATTCATAAACTGCACAAAGACTGTTCTTGTATTTTGAAAATCCATTTTGTATTTTGCAGATGCAGCTCCAGTCAAGCTTGTCACACCTACAGAACAACAGCAGACCATTGCAGAAGAGGAAGAATGTGAAGAAAGTGATACTGGTGACGTGGTGGTGGCACAGACACAGGAAGATTTACCCGAAACCAAAGAACAGAGTGGAGATGATGAGCAGGAGCCTCAGGAGAACAGGGACAGTACTGAAGATGAGAAGGTTGAGGAAGATGACAAGGCTGCAGAAGAGGAGGATAAATCAGAGGAAACAGGTGAAGCTTTGCATCCTTcgaaagaagaaaatgtgacaCAAAATGACAAGACAACTGAGCCTCTTGAAGAAACCCCAGCTGAAACTACTGATACTGAGgctgcagaggaagaggaaagaaaggagaaaactgCTGAGGAGACTGACGTTCAGCGTGACGAGACCGGGCAAGGGGCAAAAAGCAGCGAGGAGGATGAGTCATCAGTATCAGAGCCGGATAAAAAGACTGATGAGACAGCAGCGCCTGATAATGCAGAGGCAGAGGCAGTGACAGCCAGAGAAACAATAGAGATAAAAGCAGAGTCCTCAAAGGAGCAAGAGGCCCTCAGCTATGAAGAGGCACCTGTAAGTGACGCAGAAAAGGGGGAGCAGGCAGACAGCGAGGACAGAGCTGCAGGGTCAGAAACTGAAGTCAATGCAGAGAACTCAAGCAGCTCGCCAAGTGGGAGTGGAGAAACCACAGTTGAAAAAATAGCAGATACAGGTGAGGAAAATGCAATAGAAGAAAGCAGTAAAGATGACATTAAAGAAGAACAAATATTAGAGGATGAGAGTCACGAACAGTGCGAGCTGCGAGAGGAGAGGACTGGAGCATCTGAGGAAACAGGTGAAaaggaagacaaagagaaaactgAGGAGGgtggaaaagaagaggaggagaaacaaacTCATGTAACCTCTGATaaaggagaagaagatgaaAATACTGAGAAAAGAGACAATGatgaaaaggttaaaaatgatgAAGAGGGTAATGAGGAAAGTAAGGAAGATGAAGGGACAGACAAGCaggaaaacacagcagaaagtgctgataatggctttaaaacaaaggaagacgaagaagaagctgtgaaaaTTTTGAGCGAGGAGGATAAAGTCGTCGATGACGAGAAAGTTGAAGAGccagaaaagacagaaaatgatgAGAACAGTGAGTGTGTTGAGAACAAACTGGAAGAATCTGAAGTAGGTGATAAAAGTGAGGGTGACAATGAAAATGAGAGTAAACCAGCTGTtcaagaaaaggatgatgatgcagaaaaatcagaaaatcagaatgaaaacaaagctgaGAAAAGTGAAGATAAAGAGAGCAAAAATGATGAAGAGGATGACAAGGAAAGGGACATAAGTGAAACACCTgtagaagaaggagaagaaatatCTGAGACCACAGAAGAAGCTGAGAAAAGTGCAGATGTTGGTGCAAATGGAGCAGCAGATGGGACTAAATCAGCTGATGAGACGCCAGAGGCTGAGAGTGTTGAGCAAGATGCTGGAAAAACCAGTAACACgagtgaaaaagaagaaattaatGCTGAAAACGGGGAGATCTCTACTGAAGCCGAGAGCAATAATCATGAAGACGACGGAGAGTCtcaattaaaagacaaaaatgactTGAAAGCCAAAGAAGAGGGTGATGAAGAAAGCAAAGCAGACGGGCCTGCTGACGACGAGAGCGCAGACATTAAAGAAGTCGCAGTGGAGTCTGAAGAAGGTGCTAAAAAACATGATGCTGACGAGGTTGATCAGGCTCCCGGGGCTGATGAGGTAGAACGTGATGCTGAGGACGAGGGTGACAGCGTGGAAAAAAATGATGAATCAACTCCAAGCAACTCACAGCCTGAGACAGCAGGTACAGAAATGAAAGAGGAGCCTAAATTAGGTGACAAAACAGACAGTGAGGAAGCAGAACAAGATCAAAATGGCAACAAATCTGACTGTGATAATGAAAACAAAGAGCCAGATTTGATAAAGAAGGAGAGCAGCACTGAGGAAAACATGGATGAGGTCGCAGCTGTTTCTTCAGGGAATCAGGAACAATCACCGGTTGCTGCTGACTTAGATGTTATGGCTTCCAAATTAGATGAAGAAAGCAAAGATACAACGTCTGACATATGCCCACAGACTGATGAAAATGCAGTTGGTGGTGATCTCTCTGCTGCCGACGGAGAAAATGGAGTAGACGCAGAAGATGCGAGTAAGGCATCGGAGGAAGGAGCAAGTGTGCTGCTCAAACCTCAAAACAATGAGGCTGATTATACAGAAGAGACTGTCGCAACTGGTAGAGAAAGTCCAGAGGCCTTGGCAACAGAAGACAGCACAGATCTAGTCAGTAACTGGGTCAACAAGCACCAGTCATCAAAGTTTTTCGAGACATTTGTTGAACCACTGGAGGATATGAAGGAGGAGATATCTGACACTCCAGTGTCCAGCTCAAATAAAGAAGAGACCAAATCTACTGAGCTGCCAAGATCAGACAGTCCACTCAAGATGGTGAGGGTGCCTCAAGATGAGGTGAAAGCCTACAGGGACGTTGAAGATGAACTGCAAGTGGAGGAGAAGGCTGAAGTGAAAGACTTGATACTAAAACCTAAAACTGAACAAAGTGAGGAGGAGTCTGCAGCCTTGCAGAAGATGAGGTCAGAAGAGCACAAAGGAAGCATGGGATCTCTTCAAGAGTGTAACGGTCAAGAAAGTGCAGAGAAAGGAATTCATGAGGAAAACGCTTTTTCCAAAACTGAAGTGGAAAGCACTCCAGGTAGTCATCATTCAGCCACTGAAAAACCTGCGAGTGTTTCTAAGAGCCAACCTGATGAGAAAACTAGCGATAACAACTTCAATGTAAAAGAGCCGCAAACTGAAGAAGGTAATCAGTCCACAAGCCCACTTGGAACCGAAGATGTCAATGAAACATGGGGAAAAGCAGACGAGCAAAGTCGAGAAGTTACAGAAACAACTGATTTTACAACATCGAAGTCTGACGATGGAAGCCCGGAGGACTCGCGCAACGAGGAAATCGAAGGCAAAGCGTCAGACAGGAGCGtcagcagagacagaaaagaCCTGCAGCTGATCGAAGACATCAAACACACGCTCAGTAAAGACCGGCTGAGCGTCTTTTCAGTAGATGACACGTTGTTTGCTCACAGTTCATATCCTTTACTGACTGCTGCAAGTGCTGAGAGCGGGCATTAGAGCGGCTCCGGTCATAGTGACAATGAGGTAAAGTGAAGCTTtacttcttttttaattttacaaagACACCTATAATGTCAAGTTATACAAATGAAAAGTTTGCAGATTCTAGATGCACAGACAATCATGTGGCTTCAAACAAAATGTGACATGCTCGTCAGTTTTTCACAAAAGTCCTCCGCTGTCTCGTGCTTTTAAATTACAGCAGCCTCATAAACCGTCATCATCTTTCACCATCAAGAATCCACATAATGAGTTTTGACTGCTGCATGAAATGTTTACAATAGATCATCTCTTCCTTTTGTTGGTAACAAAAAGCTCTTGGTTGATATGAGGTATCATGTACAGATGCTATCAGCTATTACCTGAAAACAGATACTCGcgcactcacactcacacatggTTGAATAATTCATAGATGTTGGACTCCCACGTCTTTAGCTTGCCCCAGGTACTCTTTACATTTCCATTGACTGGATACAAGTGGTGCAGCTTTAGCAGAGATCTGTAATCGAACACTGTTAATGGCATCATCAGTCAGTCAGCACACTTACATAATTACTGGATCGCAGTAGCTAGGAGAATATACAGTAGAACAACAAGAACGCAAAGCTCAATCTTCATCATTAGGCTGATGATAATTAGTTTGGTGGTGACTAGGAAATGTCAAATGTAAGCACAGTTGTTGTTTGTAATGCTGCTAACTCTACCTCTACTTCCACTGATATGTATAACATGTATTTGCATTtcccttttgtctttttttatggCTAGCTTGGATTTGTGAGGCTTAATCGTTTCATTTGATATCTGTCAGTAACCGAAAGTTTCTGTGATTttccagctaaaaataaaaacaatcagacaaaaataaaatacaaagttttctgtattttttttttgacaaaagaAATGTCTTTGCATTTAGATTTATCATCAAGAacaagaataaagagaaaactttgttttacatgtgtgtttttaaaaaacagtgtcACTAAGTTTCAGTTCACAAACAGATCATGCATAGACTGTATGTTATAACCAAATAACAGGTAACCTCAATTATCATCATATGCAGTCtctaaagatttatttattacataaaaaatgtcacaaaatacACAACTATCTGTATTAATAAGATGATAATGACAGAGTTTGGAGCTCGGGGAGGGTTCAGTTACTTTCCTCAAAGCTGCCGCTGCTGCTGAGGGAAGAACAGAATCTCATGGTGCTCATGGGATCAGACACATACCCTGAGGATGAGAACAACAAGTTTTTTTATGTGGTGGTTAAGAAGGACAAATAACAGATCAAGGGCTGATGGGCCAATTCATTAGATACACCTTGCTAGAATTCTTCTTTTTTGCCATCAAAACTGTCTTAATTCTTCAGACcatagattcaacaagctgAATCAAGGAAACAGTTTAATACTTGTATACCAATAATGTGACTCTCTCTATTGTTATAGGCTCTTTGCTGCAATAAGTGGTTATCTGTGTTCGTCTTGCCTTCCTATCAGTCacgccattctcctctgaccccTGGCACCAACACAGCATTTTACCCATAAAACTGCCACTCACtgggtattttctttttttcaggtcATTCTCTATAAACCCTTGAGATGGTTGTGTGAGAAAATCCCAGTAAATCGGCAGCTTTGAAAATAATTAGGcagtctggcaccaacaaaccatgccacattcaaaatcACTTCAGATACCTTTCTTCATCATTCTAATGGTCGGTTTGAATTTTAGCAGGTCCGCTTTAaaatgtctacatgcctaaatgtatTTGCTTGGTTGATTAGAGGTTTGCATTGCATcagcaggtgtacctaatgcAGTGGCCAGTGACTGTATACCAAACCAGCCGCTTTAAAAACGGGTTAACAATTGGGCCACATTCAAGTTCAGTTTCAATAATACAAAAGTTTTGAAATGCAAGAGATCTACTTAAAAAGTAATTTGTGTAATCATGCAGTGTCACTGACTCTGTGTTATGCACACAAACCATTTCGATCGATGGGAGAGAACTGCATGCTCCTTCTTAGTTCCTCCAGTGAAAGCCCTCCAGATGCTCTGCGCCGctcactgaaaattaaaaagaacatcCTCAGCATTTGTTCATTAATCTACTGGAAAACAATACTTTGGAATATGTACTGCTGCATTTAcagggagagagacagatgaGATGAAGGCAGCTCCAAGCAAAGAAACTCAATATGTAATGTCAGACTCAATAGCTGCCTACTTTTGCTTTCTCTGCAGGTGTGCTGTATACAAAATTTATGACAGGTATAAATGTGCAACCCCAGATCATAATAAGGAGACATAATAATAGGAAAAGGTTATTTAGGTTAGGGAATTTGACTTCATTGCTCCGATTTCTGAAGTTTTGTACAATATATTTACGATCTGTGAAACATGAAACTAAATGTGGCTGAACGTTGCAGcggaggtttttttttgtaggaCAATATTTACAAAGAGGGCCTTGTCTAATTTCAGTACTCCACCATATCAAGCACACTTCTTGTTATTGGGGTCATATTGACTGTTACCAGGCTCTCACTcttctcatgcacacacacaaacagtgcacAAGCTCAAAGACAAGTGTCTAACAGAGGCCTTCCTTCACAGTCAGAATGACAGgactgttttattacatttgctttcatttgtttcctgtttggtATCCGAGCAACTCTACTCCCCACTGAATGGAGTTGCTCAATTTGCCTGCTTGTTATCAGCATGACAATTGTTGAAAGTGTTTACAGGATTTGCTTTTATATCACATGTTCTTGTCGAATAAGCCCAGACATGTTTGAGACTTGCAAGCCAAGTTTTTATTGTGTATACTCACATATACATTGTTGTATATTTTCATCTCAAAACTGGCCTTTTCTAAATATTGGTTTGGCTCGAGATCCACTTTCTTTATGGCCTTGGCAGGGATGTGCTCTCAAAGGAGCAATCAGAAACTTAGAAAGCTAGCAAACTAAAGAAACCCCGTCCATCGTAGCTAGAAAGAAATGTTAGAGAATTAAGATATTAACCACAGTGGGCTTTGGCCAGCAGTAGAGGACCAAATGAGTGCGAGTGTGGTTACTGTGCAGTAAATTATTCCCACCTATTTAAGGAGACGCTCGAGTTGTCTTACCTCTGGGTCCAGAAAGCATAGGCGCGAGTGTTGAGAGCATACTCGAGTTCAAAACGAGAGCGCAGGGCGGCCACGTGGCTCCGGCCGGGTCCTCCTCGCCCGAGCAGACAGTCAGacgaggaggagggagagagggagccGCTACTGTTACTGGAAGCTGGAGACATCAGCTGTGATACATAATAgagaaaatgtaattattacaACATGCATGTCATGCACAGCAGAAGGCATTTAATTATATGTGGCAGATTATGTACCTCAACATTGCACAGGCATTCCTCCAGGCTGGAAACCACTTCAGAGAATTCAGGCCTGTCctaaaatttcaaaagaaaaaagaaagaaactatatttattttagcatttttataAACACTCAGAAATGCATCAGGCATATCCCCAAAAAGATGCACAGGTGTATTCTCTCCAAAACTGGCGTGTATATTCTGCTTATTTTAGTCCACCCACACACGAGGCAAAGGTGACCTGTGCTTTTAAAAGCAGCCCTCAGATCTGTCGCCTCGCTGTAAAAGAACAAACACTGCCACCCTGCAAAGCTGTTCAATTATACATCACATCCAGAGGGAGCGTCTGTCTGCATGTCAATGACTGAAACCAAGACCAAAAAAAATGTAGGATAACATTTAGGAAACACTTAAAGATATATAAAAATGGAATGCAcgtttttaaaaaccttttccCTACATTATGTTTTCAAAAGGTTTTACAGCAATCAATTTATTAGTGACTTtaggaaattttaaaaaatgtacataTGTATGTGGTGATTTTATGCCGCTTTCAAAAGCAACAGTTTGCACTTTCAACAAGTTTAAATTACACAGATGTCACGGCCCTTCATCTGGAAATCTATACAGTACAGCATGTCCCAGTTTGAAAACCACGTGAGAACCAGTGTACTGCACAGGTGAGGCACCAGGAGAGAAGCCTGCATGTAAGATCCTGTGGCAGCCTGCTCTTGTTAAATAAAATGCTTTCATGGCGTTGAAGTGGGACAAGCGGATCACAAAAGTAAACAGATAACTAGTTAGCAAACAGGAAGTCGATGTACCACTGAGAGGAAAATGTGCCCGCATGATCAGCCGTGTGATAACATTAAggtgaagaaaagaagaagaatcccAGCTAGTTATaaacaccacagcacagagGGAGGATCATCAATGTCCCGAGTACTCCTAAATGTGAACAGCGATGCAATAATCTGTCATCTGGGGATCAGCTTCTCTCattcactgctgctgcttgtgCACTGAAGGAGCAGCTGACTCAGCATCCTGTGACTCTCAGAGCCTTATTATGTTTATATAGTAATGGCTGATATAATATGGATGACATCatagtattttatattttaatacaaTAAAGCTCTTAATAGTTGAGTATATCCTGACGAGCTGTAATTTAAGAACAAGTTGCTATCCGAGTAATTACTTTTCAGCACAATCAGGCCGTTTACCTCTGGGCAGGAGTTCCAGCCCCTCATCAGAAGTGCAGAGATGGGTTTGGGAATGGAGTAACCAATAGGAGGCCGGATGTGATGATAGGCCATgtctgctgcagcagcagctaaggacaaaacaaatattttgaaTTCAGCTGTAAAAAGTGTTATCTGAACTGCTTTTGTGATCTATTTTACTTTTCTTGTGGTGCAAGTAGAATGTATGCATGCTTTGTTTACTGCTAATTATCAGACATTTCTGCACTGAGGTGATGAGCTAGCTCATGcctttgcatttactgaatttTTTCTTGAAAAGTCTGAAAACTCTAGAATACCATGTGGACAGTCTTTTGGCTAATGTATGATTCGGGCACTAATTTTGCAATACAAGATGTCACTGATTTAACTTCTGTTTGAACTCATTTGATGAAAAATGACCAGGCTTCAGGTGAGCAAAGGGAATTTCTCCTGTCAGCAGCTCCCACAGACAGAGGGCGTAGCTGAACATGTCTGCCTTCACTGAGTAGCGAGTACACTGGGTGAACACCTCAGGAGCCATCCAGCGCAGGTTCTGCCAAAACACATGTGGAGATAAAGGTTGTTGAAACTCAAGAGGTGAGGACGgacatgtatttttaaaatttggtCTACTTTAATGGCAGCACACATGTATGCAAACAAAATGAAGCccaattaaaaacataaacgcTGCGTCCCAGCAAGGGCAAGTAGATCATCATAACAGGCAGCTCCCTGGAGATGAAACACACTTAGCACCAAACTGCAGGCCAAGCACTGTGTAGTATTGAGTCAGCACATTCATACAAATTCTGCATGAAggcacttttcttttttagctggCAGATAATTGATGGCAGGTGCCAGAGAAAGCACTCACTTGAAGTCCAACAAAACAACAGCTTATACTTTTTATCCTTAAATTTTGAAAGTCACTCAGTCTTTCACGGATGCTGCAGATGGTGTCAGAGTTATTTGGCTAAAGAGGGGAGAAAACTCATTCCATGAGAATTTGCACCTGTCATCAAGTAAATGTGAAAGAGCAAACAGCACTGACCCCTGGCTGCTTGGTCATGTTGTCCTCTTCAACAGACTGTAGAAATCTGGATTCTGCAGAGAGAGGCAACGATATTTATAACATCAAGCAATTTacaggctgaaaaatgaaaagtaaCAGCAGCACAAGTGCACAAGTGTTCCTGGGTAAGTAAACCTAGAATTACATAAGTATTGAGCTACTCGTCATGACAGACCAAGTCAGGCTAAGTGTGCTGAACAGATCAAGAGcagattttattgttattaaacTTTTCTGATGAACTGGTTAAAAATGTATATGCTTGACTGGAGCTCTGGGCCATCAAACCTCGGTTCAGTGGATGGCTATCTGATCTGTTTGGAAGAACAGCAGAAAGTGTCAGCACTTGAACAGCCTGGAACCAAATCTTTTATTGTTtgtaggactttttttttttttttaattttgattttgaGTTAAATGAGTGCTAgcccttcatttttttttcaaggctAAACTTACTAATTTTAACCACAGCTGCAAAATTAAAGCGAGAAATTAGCCATCAAGCGTCTGCTAGCTTTTTAgatgagttttttaaaaatccctaATGCAGTCTCGCAAGACAACTTTTAtctaatacattttttaaagaaggTTTGCTGAGTCTTCCAACACGGTTTCAAGAGTATGGAAGCAACACCAGGAGCCCATTAACCCAGCAGGAGGACCAGTATCTGCTCTGTGTAAAGATTACCAGAGCCCTACAAAACAGCCTCAACCAGGTTCCTCATACGCATGTTTCTAATCTAACTGTTGGACATCGACTCCATTAGCATGAAACAACTTCCTTTAGTAGGATCTGTGCTGAACCCCATCACCGTGTAGCTCCATTGGTATTTTCCAGAAAATAACCCAACTGGCAGGTCCACCAATGGCGCCTATTCGCTTCAGAAATATGCAAGAGCAGCCTAGTGGAGGTCATGTTTGCGGAGCTCTGGCAGTTCCTTCTTGCACAAAGGAGTAGCTACCGGTCCTGCTGATGGGTCAATGCTAATTTTACAACCCCGTCCAGCTCTCCTCGTGTTTTTTGCGACTGAAAACCAGGTCCGGAAGGTTGACCTTTTAAATCAGCTTATGATTGGAAAAGTTCTTatagcatttacatttatcacGTTACTGgaagttattttatttgttgctAATAACATTTGTAACATTTTAGTTGGACAAAtagaaaagaataaagaaaacatcATAGAGTATCTATGACCTCACCTCCGAAATCAGCCACCACTGCGTGTCCATCCTCATATAGCAGAATATTGTGA is part of the Pelmatolapia mariae isolate MD_Pm_ZW linkage group LG23, Pm_UMD_F_2, whole genome shotgun sequence genome and encodes:
- the erich3 gene encoding LOW QUALITY PROTEIN: glutamate-rich protein 3 (The sequence of the model RefSeq protein was modified relative to this genomic sequence to represent the inferred CDS: substituted 1 base at 1 genomic stop codon); protein product: MSHFNSGLLSTYNSLTDKHLAGYFSNTRIRRHLQRAGLITRSGRIVPDKEYRHKLIQRAHQRHVRECLAQAIFHKVLEMERLHQIEIKRKLEEFARRERVHKIKVERSKRYEEGIVHILSPHPPEGARGIRKQHSGPEGEHSESSESPSSSRPNTAPGKMQRPVRLKPIHSNSTTASVRHSSPYRLLQSSHDNHLPFNCTMEKEPRRRLTAVEASHGISPYCLPVINNFVTPVPPAMKRKERGLKGTASSTVRGRRLRPTTASSGADVSXDAPLLRSSVHQSRVCVNMVYFGKTVRLSSDLTDMRDDVKVFQQHCGGENLCVYKGKLHEGETFQFISRRHRGFPFSLTFFLNGLQVERLSSCCEFKHRKGSRLGGKHGHFGFTGVEGASPCYKCIIAMGLDKKPTPPPKRIKEDTRREESVNSPKDEGEMETERTGEDAGSHLEGETSEPQNMETPVKEERALDEEKGRDDYEEDFEADDEGAAEEAKEEKSPSPTSETDRQVKERDASENDDRDDMRSHSGSSSSGSEHEESDAEATRDINEDNKAKQQKEDSQEETIAQPEEKDEPNPEEDVATEAESSAAKDSHMDSAGDSMEIEISDTSVPSGSETRQSDDKDAEKTVEEGKQEEEPERAKSVQEKLAEAILKESQCSSEPELSDTSTEEEEESTHKGPQQDNKDAAPVKLVTPTEQQQTIAEEEECEESDTGDVVVAQTQEDLPETKEQSGDDEQEPQENRDSTEDEKVEEDDKAAEEEDKSEETGEALHPSKEENVTQNDKTTEPLEETPAETTDTEAAEEEERKEKTAEETDVQRDETGQGAKSSEEDESSVSEPDKKTDETAAPDNAEAEAVTARETIEIKAESSKEQEALSYEEAPVSDAEKGEQADSEDRAAGSETEVNAENSSSSPSGSGETTVEKIADTGEENAIEESSKDDIKEEQILEDESHEQCELREERTGASEETGEKEDKEKTEEGGKEEEEKQTHVTSDKGEEDENTEKRDNDEKVKNDEEGNEESKEDEGTDKQENTAESADNGFKTKEDEEEAVKILSEEDKVVDDEKVEEPEKTENDENSECVENKLEESEVGDKSEGDNENESKPAVQEKDDDAEKSENQNENKAEKSEDKESKNDEEDDKERDISETPVEEGEEISETTEEAEKSADVGANGAADGTKSADETPEAESVEQDAGKTSNTSEKEEINAENGEISTEAESNNHEDDGESQLKDKNDLKAKEEGDEESKADGPADDESADIKEVAVESEEGAKKHDADEVDQAPGADEVERDAEDEGDSVEKNDESTPSNSQPETAGTEMKEEPKLGDKTDSEEAEQDQNGNKSDCDNENKEPDLIKKESSTEENMDEVAAVSSGNQEQSPVAADLDVMASKLDEESKDTTSDICPQTDENAVGGDLSAADGENGVDAEDASKASEEGASVLLKPQNNEADYTEETVATGRESPEALATEDSTDLVSNWVNKHQSSKFFETFVEPLEDMKEEISDTPVSSSNKEETKSTELPRSDSPLKMVRVPQDEVKAYRDVEDELQVEEKAEVKDLILKPKTEQSEEESAALQKMRSEEHKGSMGSLQECNGQESAEKGIHEENAFSKTEVESTPGSHHSATEKPASVSKSQPDEKTSDNNFNVKEPQTEEGNQSTSPLGTEDVNETWGKADEQSREVTETTDFTTSKSDDGSPEDSRNEEIEGKASDRSVSRDRKDLQLIEDIKHTLSKDRLSVFSVDDTLFAHSSYPLLTAASAESGH